In the genome of Deltaproteobacteria bacterium, one region contains:
- a CDS encoding NifU family protein — MSISEEKKNAIIEALNSIRPYLQADGGDVEYVDYVDDVVQVRLKGACGTCPSAMMTLQMGVERAIREKLPEIKGVVAV; from the coding sequence ATGAGTATAAGTGAAGAGAAAAAGAATGCCATTATCGAGGCTTTAAACAGCATCAGACCCTACCTTCAGGCTGATGGTGGTGATGTAGAGTACGTGGATTATGTTGATGATGTGGTACAGGTAAGGCTTAAGGGCGCCTGCGGCACGTGCCCCAGCGCCATGATGACCCTTCAGATGGGTGTAGAAAGAGCTATTAGAGAAAAACTTCCCGAGATCAAGGGCGTTGTTGCCGTATAA
- a CDS encoding DUF3467 domain-containing protein yields the protein MEDKKKEVKLQIDIDDVTAQGAYCNFAIVNHSDTEFVIDFIYLQPMQPKAKVRSRIITAPKHAKKLVNALLENIKRYEEKFGPVPEDNSDITPQDIVH from the coding sequence TTGGAAGATAAAAAAAAGGAAGTCAAACTGCAGATCGATATCGACGATGTAACGGCGCAGGGGGCCTACTGTAATTTTGCCATCGTCAATCACTCCGATACGGAATTTGTCATTGATTTTATCTACCTTCAGCCTATGCAGCCCAAAGCAAAGGTGAGGTCGAGAATCATTACGGCCCCCAAACATGCAAAGAAACTGGTTAATGCGCTTCTGGAAAACATCAAGAGATATGAAGAGAAGTTCGGGCCTGTTCCCGAAGATAACAGCGATATAACACCTCAGGATATTGTCCATTAA